In the genome of Candidatus Saccharibacteria bacterium oral taxon 488, one region contains:
- a CDS encoding DUF1727 domain-containing protein codes for MSRQILSTLIGKTVKQAARLRGGGSALPGLVIEKIDPGFIARTLAQIPHGVVVISGTNGKTTTTKIVVELLEAAGLKVFTNRTGSNFSRGVAAALLGEVNMRGRLDADIAVLELDEAWAVKFVQLVPPRYSLLLNVMRDQLDRFGEIDTAAGFLAKIAQATTDTVVLNRDDPRIYRLRQNTAANVAFFGTTDQLLELMPTDDALKTGQAQANQTAPADVLLADIDKQTAAFQIDGAKHAVRMRLNGVYNLLNAAAALSLVRQIMGEKAELTTLLGALSDVAPAFGRGETIVIDGTPIELILVKNPSGFRLSLLSFTDRTADTMIAINDNYADGRDVSWLWDVDVSRLEQVAVVSGVRAHDMALRLEYDDITPEIIEPDLAAALEKLLAHHPRRPKHIYCTYTAMMRLRKLLSIKTDVEAIR; via the coding sequence ATGTCACGACAGATTCTCAGCACACTCATCGGCAAAACCGTCAAACAAGCTGCTCGCCTACGCGGTGGCGGCTCGGCACTCCCGGGGTTAGTTATCGAAAAGATTGATCCAGGTTTTATCGCTCGTACCCTGGCGCAAATACCGCACGGCGTGGTGGTTATCAGCGGCACGAATGGTAAGACCACTACTACTAAAATCGTTGTTGAACTGCTCGAGGCGGCCGGCCTTAAGGTTTTTACCAATCGCACGGGTAGTAATTTCTCGCGCGGCGTAGCGGCAGCGCTGCTCGGCGAGGTAAACATGCGCGGGCGGCTGGATGCCGACATCGCGGTGCTGGAGCTTGACGAGGCCTGGGCGGTCAAGTTTGTTCAATTGGTACCACCGCGCTACAGCCTACTGCTCAATGTCATGCGCGATCAGCTGGATCGGTTTGGCGAGATCGACACGGCAGCTGGTTTCTTAGCAAAAATCGCCCAGGCAACCACTGATACCGTGGTGCTCAACCGCGACGACCCGCGCATCTACCGCCTGCGCCAAAACACAGCGGCAAACGTAGCGTTTTTTGGCACGACCGACCAGCTGCTGGAGCTGATGCCAACTGATGATGCGCTCAAGACCGGCCAAGCTCAGGCAAATCAGACGGCCCCAGCCGACGTGCTGCTCGCTGACATTGATAAGCAAACGGCAGCCTTTCAGATTGATGGGGCCAAGCATGCAGTGCGAATGCGGCTGAATGGCGTGTATAATCTGCTGAACGCGGCGGCAGCGCTGAGTTTGGTGCGGCAAATTATGGGAGAGAAGGCCGAGCTAACGACACTACTGGGCGCCCTGTCAGACGTAGCACCAGCATTTGGCCGAGGTGAAACTATCGTGATCGACGGTACGCCGATCGAACTGATTCTCGTGAAGAATCCAAGCGGCTTTCGGCTCAGCCTGCTGTCATTTACCGACAGGACGGCGGATACGATGATTGCCATCAACGATAATTATGCTGACGGACGCGACGTTAGCTGGCTGTGGGACGTGGATGTTTCACGCCTCGAGCAGGTGGCGGTGGTCAGCGGCGTGCGCGCTCACGATATGGCATTGCGGCTGGAGTATGACGACATCACGCCAGAAATCATTGAGCCAGATTTGGCGGCGGCGCTGGAGAAATTACTAGCCCATCATCCACGCAGACCAAAACACATTTACTGCACCTACACAGCGATGATGCGACTGCGCAAATTATTATCAATCAAAACCGATGTGGAGGCCATCCGATGA
- a CDS encoding glutamine amidotransferase, translating into MTITIIQLYPRDMNLYGDWGNTLALKKRLEWRGFTVRIIDHNPGDTTDFAAGDMFIGGGGQNAGQEIIQDDLLARADELRRLAESGVPMLMICGMYQLFGRAFTTHEGRVIRGAGILPLETYAKAGRLIGNITLESEEFGQIVGYENHSGQTLLDEGVSPLGRVVRGAGNDETGQVEGARLHNIVATYLHGPILPKNPRLADFLITAALTRKGYTDKLSALPIDRTAEHAQRVAMERGR; encoded by the coding sequence ATGACGATCACGATTATTCAATTGTATCCGCGCGACATGAACCTATATGGCGACTGGGGTAATACGTTGGCGCTGAAAAAGCGGCTGGAATGGCGCGGTTTCACGGTACGTATTATTGATCATAATCCGGGCGATACGACTGACTTTGCGGCGGGAGATATGTTCATCGGCGGTGGTGGTCAGAATGCCGGGCAAGAAATTATCCAGGACGATTTGCTGGCACGAGCAGATGAGCTACGGCGCTTAGCGGAGAGCGGCGTGCCGATGTTGATGATCTGTGGTATGTATCAATTGTTTGGCCGAGCGTTCACCACACACGAGGGACGCGTGATTCGCGGTGCGGGGATTTTGCCACTAGAGACATACGCCAAGGCAGGGCGCCTGATCGGTAACATCACGCTCGAGAGCGAGGAGTTTGGGCAGATCGTTGGCTATGAAAATCATAGCGGCCAGACACTGCTCGATGAAGGAGTGTCACCACTGGGGCGCGTGGTGCGGGGTGCTGGCAATGATGAGACTGGCCAAGTTGAGGGCGCGAGGCTGCACAACATCGTGGCAACGTACCTGCACGGGCCAATCTTGCCAAAGAATCCACGGCTTGCTGATTTTTTGATCACCGCGGCACTCACGCGAAAAGGCTATACCGATAAGCTCAGCGCGCTACCAATCGACCGCACCGCAGAGCATGCGCAGCGAGTGGCGATGGAGCGAGGGCGGTAA
- a CDS encoding CPBP family intramembrane metalloprotease, with translation MMYILMRILGHTHSDIGITRQRTIYSLKTVLPITVALIIAAGLFLLLEKPRFSPTEGVGFYIFYILISCPAQELLFRGILSRILQELRLHRTLELGLAAVLFGYVHIIYGDILTVVIMGIVGLFWYRAYQQSLNVIGVTISHVILGVMTIALGIID, from the coding sequence ATGATGTATATATTAATGCGAATTCTCGGCCATACGCATAGTGACATCGGTATCACGCGGCAACGTACTATCTATTCACTCAAAACCGTGCTACCGATAACTGTAGCTCTCATTATCGCGGCTGGGCTGTTTCTACTCCTCGAAAAACCTCGATTCTCACCAACCGAAGGGGTAGGATTTTATATATTTTATATTCTCATCTCGTGTCCGGCACAAGAACTGTTATTCCGCGGCATCCTCAGCCGTATACTGCAAGAACTGCGACTACACCGAACACTGGAGCTTGGGTTAGCAGCCGTCCTCTTTGGCTATGTACATATCATCTACGGCGACATACTCACTGTTGTTATCATGGGCATCGTTGGCCTTTTCTGGTACCGAGCGTATCAGCAGTCACTGAACGTCATCGGCGTAACGATAAGTCACGTGATACTTGGCGTGATGACAATTGCCCTGGGGATTATTGATTAA